A section of the Acropora muricata isolate sample 2 chromosome 4, ASM3666990v1, whole genome shotgun sequence genome encodes:
- the LOC136915460 gene encoding histamine H2 receptor-like, with the protein MAATPEDKDFHYLINCILNAFLCFTASTLNGITIYALRKASSIPKSLRTLLLSLAVSDVGVGLLAQPLYTALLGIAWFQGRKNNPNFDKVYSGFMTTLHLFSAASYTGVVILALDRFLAIHLHLRYRELVTQGRLIAVVILNWISAALLAFLQLVDRTDISGGIFAFLAISGNIITPILYCKIYATATRHASQIRAIQVDATQQSGQVGDAIRLRKSITGSFLVYLAFLFCYLPNFTTTFVIFIAGDSDTRHLCQVYSITMIYLNSSLNPLIYCWKVRQIRQTVVEMLSATFLRCRRLEITQTAKHSRKRSSEFPVPSRVDRRQEESPC; encoded by the coding sequence ATGGCAGCAACACCGGAAGACAAAGATTTTCATTACCTAATCAATTGCATTCTCAATGCATTTCTATGTTTCACCGCCAGCACGCTAAACGGTATCACGATTTATGCATTGAGAAAAGCTTCGTCTATACCAAAATCATTGAGAACACTTCTCCTTAGCCTAGCGGTGTCAGATGTGGGCGTCGGTCTTTTAGCGCAACCTTTGTACACTGCCTTGTTAGGCATTGCCTGGTTTCAAgggaggaaaaataatcctaATTTCGACAAAGTGTACAGCGGGTTTATGACCACCTTACATCTGTTTTCTGCCGCGTCCTACACGGGTGTAGTAATTCTAGCACTCGACAGATTCCTGGCCATTCATCTTCATCTCAGATATCGTGAGTTGGTCACTCAAGGGCGCCTGATCGCTGTGGTGATCTTAAACTGGATTTCCGCCGCACTGCTCGCTTTCTTGCAGTTAGTGGATCGTACAGACATCAGCGGCGGGATTTTCGCCTTTCTTGCCATATCCGGTAACATCATCACGCCCATCCTGTACTGCAAGATATACGCGACCGCCACACGCCATGCGAGCCAAATTCGTGCCATCCAAGTAGACGCGACGCAGCAGAGTGGCCAGGTAGGAGATGCCATAAGGCTGAGAAAATCCATCACAGGGTCGTTCTTGGTGTATCTGGCATTTCTTTTCTGTTACTTACCAAATTTTACAACGACATTTGTTATCTTTATCGCGGGAGATAGTGACACTCGACATCTTTGCCAAGTTTACAGCATAACCATGATTTACCTGAATTCGTCTCTCAATCCTTTGATTTATTGCTGGAAAGTGAGGCAGATTCGACAGACTGTCGTGGAAATGTTAAGCGCCACTTTTTTACGATGCCGCAGGTTGGAAATCACGCAAACAGCAAAACACTCTCGAAAGCGTTCGTCAGAGTTCCCAGTACCGAGCAGGGTCGACAGGAGGCAGGAAGAATCGCCCTGTTAA